In Leptospiraceae bacterium, one DNA window encodes the following:
- a CDS encoding efflux transporter outer membrane subunit, with protein MNKNFLHNVFLILFFYNTSILFVYCTVGPDFRRPQIPIPQKWENDILQDDDKNPINLAYWWKNFNDPILTELIEESIHSNLDIRQAGFRVAQARASLGIMTAGLFPELGIQGAMTRRHNSMSVSSSNNTTNTAQATSIPPSNSQIIAATEKSPSTKSATNLFQTGLTASWTLDVFGGVRRNIESANANLQMTLEDRRGIFLTLISDVATNYVNLRTFQKQISIAKEQLKIQEQTSLIMKKRYEAGFASILDTSNANALVANTKAQIPILESAEKIAIQNLSVLLGKEPQYLQKTLSNPSDIPNFPRNIPVGFPSDLVQRRPDVRKIEAQLHSATAKIGVAKSDFFPKFTLTGTVGFSGTNASDIGTSNSVFWTAGPSVSLPIFTAGRISWNVELQKSVREEVLLLYEKTLLIAFKEVESSLVSYGNEEKRLKYLQEAVENYRKSVKISMTLYIAGKTDFLNVVTAQQSLFNSENALAQSNLSLALYLISIYKALGGGWEMYE; from the coding sequence ATGAATAAAAATTTTTTACACAATGTATTTTTGATACTATTTTTCTATAATACAAGTATATTATTTGTGTATTGCACAGTAGGTCCAGATTTTAGAAGACCACAAATACCGATTCCCCAAAAATGGGAAAATGATATACTACAAGACGATGACAAAAATCCTATCAACTTAGCCTATTGGTGGAAAAATTTTAATGACCCAATTTTAACAGAGCTTATTGAAGAATCAATTCATTCCAATTTAGATATTCGTCAAGCTGGTTTTCGAGTAGCCCAAGCAAGAGCATCACTCGGAATAATGACAGCAGGACTATTTCCTGAGCTTGGGATTCAAGGTGCAATGACCCGTCGCCACAACTCTATGTCTGTTTCGTCTTCAAATAACACAACGAACACTGCACAAGCCACGAGTATTCCACCGAGCAATTCTCAAATAATTGCTGCTACAGAAAAAAGTCCATCTACCAAAAGCGCGACCAATCTATTTCAAACAGGATTGACCGCTTCATGGACGTTAGACGTTTTTGGAGGCGTTAGACGAAATATAGAATCTGCAAATGCTAACCTACAAATGACTCTCGAAGATAGGCGAGGAATATTTTTAACTCTAATTTCTGATGTAGCCACTAATTATGTAAATCTGAGAACATTTCAAAAACAAATTTCTATTGCCAAAGAACAACTAAAGATTCAAGAACAAACCTCTTTGATTATGAAAAAAAGATACGAAGCAGGATTTGCAAGTATTTTGGATACTTCCAATGCAAATGCACTCGTGGCTAATACGAAAGCTCAAATTCCTATTTTAGAATCTGCAGAAAAAATTGCGATACAAAACTTAAGTGTACTATTAGGGAAGGAGCCTCAATATCTACAAAAAACTCTATCGAACCCATCGGATATACCTAACTTCCCCAGAAATATCCCAGTCGGCTTTCCATCAGATTTAGTTCAGAGAAGACCGGATGTAAGAAAAATTGAAGCTCAGCTGCATTCAGCGACTGCAAAAATCGGTGTAGCTAAATCAGATTTTTTTCCAAAATTTACGCTCACCGGAACTGTAGGGTTTTCCGGAACCAACGCGAGCGATATTGGTACTTCAAATAGTGTCTTTTGGACGGCTGGACCATCTGTTAGTCTCCCGATTTTTACGGCAGGAAGGATCAGTTGGAATGTGGAACTTCAAAAAAGTGTCAGGGAAGAGGTACTGCTACTATATGAAAAAACTTTACTGATCGCATTTAAAGAAGTAGAAAGCTCACTTGTTAGTTATGGCAATGAAGAAAAACGATTAAAGTATCTACAAGAGGCAGTAGAAAATTACAGAAAATCGGTAAAGATTTCTATGACTCTTTATATAGCCGGAAAAACAGATTTTCTAAACGTAGTTACGGCTCAACAATCTCTATTCAATTCAGAAAATGCGTTAGCCCAAAGCAATCTAAGCCTTGCACTGTACCTAATTTCAATTTATAAGGCACTGGGAGGAGGATGGGAAATGTACGAATGA
- a CDS encoding phospho-N-acetylmuramoyl-pentapeptide-transferase, with translation MFQWIFELFSEDPGFFRIFSYVTFRALMAGLTSMLLSFLLGKKIINFLHDLKFKESIRNDGPKTHESKSGTPTMGGVMIISTLLISVLLWGNLKNPNVILLLVFSFLFSILGFIDDYQKSVLKIKGGMKGRVKFILSILISISFCLIFFLKTGSVGSDSRGISFTLTDLFIPFLKGPLINLGILAIPFSILVIIGSSHAVNLTDGLDGLATGTVIISTVTLGIISYVSGTPVAAKYLNIPYFPGAHEYSVFLSALTGSLIGFLWFNAHPAEVFMGDTGSLFLGATLGMIAILLKKEILLIILGGVFVVEALSVILQVGSFKLTGKRIFKMAPIHHHFELHGLKETKIVIRLWICAIILALISLSTLKIQ, from the coding sequence ATGTTCCAGTGGATTTTTGAATTATTTTCAGAGGATCCGGGTTTTTTCCGGATTTTCAGTTATGTGACTTTTCGGGCGCTCATGGCCGGTTTGACTTCTATGCTGCTATCTTTTTTATTGGGTAAGAAGATTATAAACTTTTTACACGATTTGAAATTCAAAGAAAGCATTCGAAATGATGGACCCAAGACCCATGAGTCTAAATCGGGCACTCCGACTATGGGTGGGGTCATGATTATTTCTACTTTACTAATCTCTGTTCTATTATGGGGAAATTTAAAAAATCCGAATGTAATTTTACTATTAGTGTTTAGTTTTTTATTCTCAATTCTTGGGTTTATTGACGATTATCAAAAATCAGTTTTAAAGATAAAAGGGGGGATGAAGGGTCGAGTCAAATTTATACTTTCTATTCTTATCTCTATTTCATTTTGCCTTATCTTCTTTTTGAAGACAGGAAGTGTAGGCTCTGATTCCAGAGGAATTTCATTTACTTTGACAGATTTGTTTATCCCTTTTTTAAAAGGGCCCTTGATCAATTTAGGAATTTTGGCTATTCCGTTTTCGATCTTAGTAATTATAGGGTCATCTCACGCAGTCAATCTAACCGATGGCTTAGATGGACTGGCAACAGGAACAGTGATCATATCCACTGTTACCTTAGGAATTATTTCCTATGTGTCTGGAACTCCTGTAGCTGCAAAATATTTGAATATACCGTATTTTCCGGGTGCTCATGAATATTCTGTCTTCCTATCTGCTTTAACTGGATCACTCATTGGATTTTTATGGTTTAACGCTCACCCAGCTGAGGTATTTATGGGGGACACAGGATCTTTATTTTTAGGGGCAACTCTTGGAATGATTGCAATTCTATTGAAAAAAGAAATTTTGCTTATTATTTTAGGAGGTGTTTTTGTAGTCGAAGCGTTAAGCGTCATCCTTCAAGTCGGCTCTTTTAAATTGACAGGGAAAAGAATTTTTAAAATGGCACCCATCCATCACCATTTTGAATTGCATGGGTTAAAAGAAACAAAAATCGTAATTCGACTTTGGATTTGTGCAATCATTCTTGCACTTATCTCCTTATCGACTTTGAAGATTCAATAG
- a CDS encoding DUF393 domain-containing protein has product MKVIFFDGVCILCNSFINFIIDHDKEKIFQFSPIHSTLFLQTFPSSEEISTPDSIFFLDEKEKLKKSTAILQILFLLFPRFRNIFLLLTCIPEQVRDFFYDFIAKNRYRIFGKKISCRISDKSIHDRFI; this is encoded by the coding sequence ATGAAAGTCATATTCTTTGATGGTGTTTGTATTTTGTGCAACAGTTTCATCAACTTCATAATAGATCACGACAAAGAAAAAATTTTTCAATTTTCACCAATTCATTCAACTCTATTTTTGCAAACATTCCCATCTTCAGAAGAAATTTCCACTCCTGATTCGATCTTTTTTTTGGACGAAAAAGAAAAACTAAAAAAATCGACTGCTATTTTACAAATCCTATTTTTGCTATTTCCAAGATTTAGAAATATTTTTTTATTACTAACTTGTATTCCTGAACAGGTTCGTGACTTTTTCTACGACTTTATCGCAAAAAACAGATACAGGATTTTTGGAAAAAAAATATCTTGTAGAATTTCAGACAAGTCAATTCATGATAGATTTATTTAG
- a CDS encoding UDP-N-acetylmuramoyl-L-alanyl-D-glutamate--2,6-diaminopimelate ligase: protein MKIEDLPLEAYRITLQKNNPNLEVSYIHTDSRKISQGDIYCVNESFADRTPNFLEDALSKKANAVLIKKGSKYSFDTNKFEIVMESEDDPETIVGYLASALKNHPSKFLKVVAVTGTNGKTSVTHILYDLLTKENKKCGIIGTIQTYYDGKSIETGYTTPDAPFLHEIFYDMKMAGVEYVFMEASSHGLKLGRLNGVEFYAAIFTNLTVDHLDFHINMEDYRNSKLKLFELLEKSSVPEKFGIVYKDFPGGLEFVEILKSKNCSYPIYILGGENFELKNIQITSFETQYIIVDIQKKVFRKIQTNLLGNFNAINSALAYIACEKFGFSSDRVAKNLTNLKSVPGRFQKIYDNSGEKLAIVDYAHTPDALENVIQSARELTQKRLVTLFGCGGDRDKTKRPLMGEIAEKYSDLVIVTSDNPRTEDQEKIIDDIVSGFSKNYTNFYRISDRSEAIQKGVKLLKQGEILLVCGKGHEDYQILGKKKIYFSDEEEIKKAFRKN, encoded by the coding sequence TTGAAAATAGAAGACCTCCCTTTAGAAGCCTATCGCATAACGCTTCAAAAAAATAATCCAAATTTAGAAGTCTCGTATATTCATACAGATTCAAGAAAAATATCACAGGGAGATATTTATTGTGTAAATGAATCCTTTGCGGATAGGACTCCAAATTTTTTAGAAGATGCGTTATCAAAAAAAGCAAACGCAGTTTTAATTAAAAAAGGCTCTAAATATTCATTCGACACAAATAAGTTTGAAATCGTAATGGAATCAGAAGATGATCCTGAAACTATTGTAGGTTATCTTGCATCAGCTTTAAAAAATCATCCATCAAAATTTTTAAAAGTTGTTGCAGTTACAGGAACAAACGGGAAGACCTCTGTTACCCATATTCTTTACGATCTATTGACAAAGGAAAATAAAAAATGTGGAATAATCGGAACAATTCAAACTTATTATGACGGGAAGTCGATAGAAACAGGATACACTACTCCTGACGCACCTTTCCTTCATGAAATTTTTTATGATATGAAGATGGCTGGAGTTGAATATGTTTTCATGGAGGCAAGCTCTCATGGTTTGAAGTTAGGCAGATTAAACGGGGTTGAATTTTACGCGGCAATATTTACAAATCTCACTGTAGATCATTTAGATTTTCATATCAATATGGAAGATTATAGAAATAGTAAATTGAAACTATTTGAGTTGTTAGAAAAAAGTAGTGTACCGGAAAAGTTTGGTATTGTATACAAAGATTTTCCGGGAGGGTTAGAATTTGTTGAAATACTAAAAAGTAAAAATTGTTCTTATCCCATTTATATCTTGGGTGGTGAAAATTTTGAACTAAAAAATATTCAAATTACTTCTTTTGAAACACAATACATTATTGTTGATATACAAAAAAAAGTCTTTAGGAAAATACAAACAAACCTTTTAGGAAATTTTAATGCGATTAATTCTGCTTTAGCCTATATAGCGTGTGAAAAATTCGGATTTTCCTCGGATAGGGTTGCAAAGAATTTAACAAATTTAAAATCTGTTCCCGGTCGATTTCAAAAAATTTATGACAACTCAGGCGAAAAATTAGCAATTGTAGATTATGCGCATACTCCGGATGCTTTAGAGAATGTGATTCAAAGTGCAAGAGAGCTTACTCAAAAAAGACTTGTTACTTTGTTTGGTTGTGGGGGAGATAGAGATAAAACAAAAAGACCGTTAATGGGAGAAATTGCAGAAAAATATTCCGACTTAGTGATTGTTACCTCTGACAATCCAAGAACCGAAGACCAAGAAAAAATTATAGACGATATAGTTTCGGGTTTCTCAAAAAATTATACAAATTTCTATAGAATTTCTGATAGAAGTGAAGCCATCCAAAAAGGGGTAAAATTATTGAAACAGGGTGAGATACTTTTAGTTTGCGGGAAGGGACACGAAGATTACCAAATTTTGGGGAAGAAGAAAATTTATTTTAGTGATGAAGAAGAAATAAAAAAAGCATTTCGTAAAAATTAG
- a CDS encoding zinc-binding dehydrogenase: MRRLVYRIAKAGSIKNLKLIEEEIPTLKENEVSIEVHSIGLNFADIFAITGLYSATPKESFIPGLEFSGKIIQTGKSVKKWKSGEKVMGVTRFGAYSTHLNVDEKYIRKLPKNWDYFEGSAFLTQSLTAYYALLPLGNLKKGDTVLIHSAAGGVGIFANRIAKKFGVYTIGTIGDESKSDFLKSEGYDDIIVRDKHFSENIRNAVGKRKLNLVLDSIGGSIFQKSYEALSPTGRIVTYGSANFTPKRSRPNYLAVIKNYFLRPKIDPLQIISENKSVLGFNLIWLWEEIDTLGNLLNEVQNLKLEPQYIGKIFPFKETINALNYFQSGKSIGKIVLSVD; encoded by the coding sequence TTGAGACGATTGGTGTATAGAATAGCAAAAGCAGGCTCCATCAAAAACTTAAAACTCATCGAAGAGGAAATTCCTACTCTAAAAGAAAATGAAGTTTCGATAGAGGTTCACTCTATTGGATTGAATTTTGCCGATATATTTGCAATCACAGGACTCTATAGTGCAACACCAAAAGAGAGCTTCATTCCAGGCTTGGAATTTTCAGGCAAAATAATCCAAACAGGAAAATCCGTAAAAAAATGGAAGTCAGGAGAAAAAGTCATGGGAGTGACCCGATTTGGAGCCTACTCCACTCATCTAAATGTTGATGAGAAGTATATCCGTAAACTTCCTAAAAATTGGGATTACTTTGAAGGATCAGCATTTCTTACACAATCTCTGACTGCTTATTACGCTCTTCTTCCATTAGGGAATTTAAAAAAGGGAGACACTGTATTAATTCATAGCGCTGCGGGAGGGGTCGGAATTTTTGCAAATCGAATCGCTAAAAAATTCGGAGTTTATACCATAGGGACGATAGGAGATGAATCTAAGTCTGATTTTTTAAAAAGTGAAGGATACGATGATATAATCGTAAGAGACAAACATTTTTCTGAAAATATAAGAAACGCAGTTGGCAAAAGAAAACTAAATTTAGTATTAGACTCTATAGGTGGAAGTATTTTTCAAAAGAGCTACGAAGCACTTTCTCCAACCGGAAGGATAGTCACCTATGGTTCCGCGAATTTTACTCCAAAACGCTCCAGACCTAATTACTTAGCAGTTATTAAAAATTATTTTCTAAGACCGAAAATAGATCCACTGCAAATTATATCTGAAAATAAATCTGTTTTAGGATTTAACTTGATTTGGCTATGGGAAGAAATTGATACGTTAGGCAACTTGTTGAATGAAGTTCAAAATTTAAAATTAGAGCCACAATATATCGGAAAGATATTTCCTTTTAAAGAAACAATAAATGCTCTAAATTATTTTCAGTCAGGAAAAAGCATCGGCAAAATTGTTCTTTCTGTAGATTGA
- a CDS encoding HIT domain-containing protein, translating into MGSKYNIQNPRKNLFSVNKLKYAKGDRPKVDCILCGVKDNDPNVPNLIIVSTELSVLSVNLFPYNPGHLIVFPKRHLLNYEDIQEEEILDMHKLTTKSVKLVSDKWNVKGFNIGYNIGQNSGGSIPHIHQHIVPRFPNEVGFLDVFANTRVVIYEPYKMVEEIKKLWNENTD; encoded by the coding sequence ATGGGAAGTAAATACAATATACAAAACCCAAGAAAGAATCTATTTTCCGTCAATAAATTAAAATATGCAAAAGGAGACAGACCCAAGGTTGACTGCATTCTTTGTGGAGTAAAAGACAATGATCCCAATGTACCGAATCTTATTATCGTTTCCACTGAACTGTCCGTACTTTCCGTAAATTTATTTCCTTACAACCCGGGTCATTTAATTGTATTTCCAAAGCGACATTTGTTGAATTACGAAGATATACAAGAAGAAGAAATTCTTGATATGCACAAACTAACTACAAAATCAGTTAAACTTGTTTCAGATAAGTGGAATGTTAAGGGATTCAATATCGGATATAATATAGGTCAAAACAGTGGAGGCTCTATCCCGCACATTCACCAACATATTGTCCCCCGGTTTCCGAATGAAGTCGGTTTTTTGGATGTGTTTGCCAATACAAGAGTAGTAATTTATGAGCCATATAAAATGGTAGAAGAGATTAAAAAACTCTGGAATGAAAATACAGACTAA
- the rsmH gene encoding 16S rRNA (cytosine(1402)-N(4))-methyltransferase RsmH, which yields MKTLSESFELQPTHIPVMTEEVLKIFDFLGDSQSKIFLDCTAGEGGHSIAILDYFPNSKILLIDRDVEMLERAKERLSKYKDRTYFYNCNYSQIDENLLTELHFPKSVDGILIDAGISMTHYLKSNRGFGIKQDEDLDMRLDCNGTVTAKEILKNYSEKKLEEIFLNYGEENWSRKIAEKIVEERRRNPIQTTFDLSKLIERTIPRKFWPPKSHPGVRIFQALRIEVNSELKHLSDAFQNLPKLLNKNGILCIISFHSLEDRIVKHSMINLKKGGFQILTKKPIIPSEVEIRGNHASRSSKLRAIQRKEI from the coding sequence ATGAAAACTTTGAGTGAATCGTTTGAATTACAACCAACCCATATTCCTGTAATGACGGAAGAAGTTCTCAAAATATTTGATTTCTTAGGGGATAGCCAGTCAAAAATATTTTTGGATTGTACGGCTGGAGAAGGTGGACATTCTATTGCGATATTAGACTATTTTCCAAATTCCAAAATTTTACTTATTGACCGAGATGTTGAAATGCTCGAAAGAGCTAAAGAGCGATTGAGTAAATATAAGGACAGGACTTATTTTTACAACTGCAACTATTCACAAATAGATGAGAATCTTTTAACTGAATTGCATTTCCCAAAAAGTGTAGATGGGATTCTAATCGATGCGGGGATTTCTATGACCCACTATCTAAAGTCAAACAGAGGTTTTGGGATTAAACAAGACGAGGACTTAGACATGAGACTTGACTGTAACGGGACTGTTACAGCAAAAGAAATCCTAAAGAATTATAGCGAAAAAAAGTTAGAAGAGATTTTTTTGAATTACGGTGAAGAAAATTGGTCAAGAAAAATTGCCGAAAAAATCGTAGAAGAGAGAAGAAGAAATCCGATTCAAACTACATTCGATTTGTCTAAACTTATAGAGAGAACTATCCCAAGGAAATTTTGGCCTCCAAAGTCACACCCGGGTGTTAGGATTTTTCAAGCTCTTAGAATTGAAGTCAATTCTGAATTAAAACACTTGAGTGACGCTTTTCAGAATCTTCCGAAATTATTAAATAAAAACGGAATACTGTGCATTATTTCTTTTCATTCTCTTGAAGATAGAATTGTGAAACACTCTATGATCAATTTGAAAAAAGGAGGATTTCAGATTTTAACAAAAAAGCCGATAATTCCATCAGAGGTAGAAATTAGAGGAAACCACGCTTCTCGCTCTTCAAAGTTAAGAGCGATCCAAAGAAAAGAAATATGA
- a CDS encoding ABC transporter permease: protein MPLIELSNITKTYKTGELETPVLHGISLKIEQGEYVALMGLSGSGKTTLMNILGCLDRQTSGKYFLDGKEAGNLSLDERAIIRNKKISFVFQNFNLLPRTNSFNNVIIPLFYSDDPLSDKEVEKRSIDVLKKVGLDNRINHFPSQLSGGQQQRVAIARALITRPSLLFADEPTGNLDTKTSEEILNIFRELNESEGVTIILVTHDTNVANHAKRVITIKDGIIESDRISRPKKITPIFTISHNVSKTSNTLWRLKRTIHTAYTSLIRNIVRASLTTLGIIIGVSAVIAMMEIGKGSSTSIQETISSMGANSLLVLPGTTSSGGVSYGAGTSTTLTPEDAETISREAKYIRAVAPTVRTRTQIVFQNKNWIPAYIYGTTPSFLDVREWNLSLGSPFTERDVRNSNKVCILGQTIVRELFQNESPIGKEVRLNNVPFIVIGVLSFKGANMMGMDQDDILIAPWTTVKFRISAASLSSINSSSISSTDSIQQINTLNKLYPGSSTGLYPATSSVQSTNSPMLISFSNIDQIIVAAKNPEVIPLAIKEITKILRERHRIQNDKENDFTIRDMTEMTKALSSTSNMMTNLLLIVAMISLIVGGVGIMNIMLVSVTERTKEIGLRMAVGAKSKNILQQFLIEAVTLCFLGGIIGILLGRSVSVLIRVLLHWPTEISYESIVAAFAVSTMVGIIFGYYPAWKASKLDPISALRYE from the coding sequence ATGCCTCTTATTGAACTTTCAAATATTACAAAAACTTACAAAACGGGTGAATTGGAAACACCAGTCTTGCACGGCATTTCTCTAAAAATTGAACAAGGAGAATACGTTGCCTTAATGGGACTTTCCGGATCAGGAAAAACAACCCTTATGAATATATTAGGTTGCTTGGACAGACAAACATCAGGAAAATATTTTTTAGATGGCAAAGAAGCAGGCAATCTTTCTTTGGATGAAAGAGCAATTATAAGAAATAAAAAAATTAGCTTTGTTTTTCAAAATTTCAACTTACTCCCTCGTACAAATTCTTTCAATAATGTAATCATCCCGTTATTTTATTCTGACGATCCACTATCAGATAAAGAAGTAGAAAAAAGGTCTATTGATGTATTAAAAAAAGTCGGGTTAGATAATAGGATAAATCACTTTCCATCTCAACTTTCCGGAGGTCAACAGCAAAGAGTAGCAATTGCAAGAGCTTTAATAACTCGTCCTTCTCTATTATTTGCTGATGAACCTACAGGGAACTTAGACACAAAAACAAGCGAAGAAATACTGAATATATTTCGCGAACTAAACGAAAGTGAAGGAGTTACGATTATTTTAGTTACTCACGATACCAATGTTGCAAACCACGCAAAAAGAGTAATTACTATCAAAGACGGAATTATAGAATCCGACAGGATTTCAAGACCTAAAAAAATTACCCCTATTTTTACAATTTCTCATAACGTCTCAAAAACATCAAATACACTATGGCGTCTCAAAAGAACAATTCATACTGCCTACACAAGTCTAATCCGAAATATTGTGCGTGCATCCCTTACCACTCTCGGGATCATAATTGGTGTAAGTGCTGTTATAGCCATGATGGAAATAGGCAAAGGCTCATCCACCTCAATTCAGGAAACAATTAGCAGCATGGGAGCAAACAGTCTCCTTGTTTTACCCGGAACAACATCAAGCGGAGGGGTATCTTACGGTGCAGGTACAAGCACAACTCTGACACCGGAAGATGCAGAGACGATTTCAAGAGAAGCAAAATACATTCGTGCAGTAGCACCCACTGTCAGAACAAGAACTCAAATTGTATTCCAAAATAAAAATTGGATCCCTGCCTATATTTATGGAACTACACCTTCATTTTTAGATGTAAGAGAGTGGAATTTATCTTTAGGCTCACCTTTTACTGAAAGAGATGTAAGGAATTCAAACAAAGTCTGTATCCTTGGACAAACTATAGTAAGAGAATTATTTCAAAACGAATCTCCAATCGGAAAAGAAGTAAGACTCAATAATGTACCGTTTATTGTAATTGGAGTTCTTAGTTTCAAAGGAGCCAATATGATGGGAATGGATCAAGACGATATTTTAATTGCACCGTGGACTACAGTAAAATTTAGGATTAGCGCTGCTTCTTTATCTTCCATAAACTCAAGCTCAATCTCTTCCACAGATTCTATCCAACAGATAAACACATTGAATAAACTTTATCCGGGTTCTTCCACCGGACTTTACCCTGCTACTTCCAGCGTTCAATCCACAAACTCACCCATGCTTATTTCATTTTCCAATATAGATCAAATCATAGTTGCCGCGAAAAATCCTGAAGTCATTCCTTTGGCAATTAAAGAGATTACTAAGATTTTAAGAGAAAGACATAGAATCCAAAATGACAAAGAAAATGATTTTACTATTCGAGATATGACTGAAATGACAAAAGCCCTATCTTCTACCTCAAATATGATGACAAATCTTTTATTGATAGTTGCTATGATCTCATTGATTGTAGGTGGTGTAGGAATTATGAATATTATGCTCGTCTCTGTCACTGAAAGAACAAAAGAAATAGGGCTAAGAATGGCAGTTGGAGCTAAAAGTAAAAATATATTACAACAATTTTTAATTGAAGCTGTTACACTTTGCTTTCTTGGAGGAATAATAGGAATTCTACTAGGAAGAAGTGTATCTGTTTTAATTAGAGTTTTACTTCACTGGCCAACTGAAATTTCTTACGAATCCATCGTGGCTGCATTCGCAGTCTCAACTATGGTAGGAATAATTTTTGGTTACTACCCTGCATGGAAAGCATCAAAATTAGATCCAATAAGTGCTCTTAGATATGAATAA
- a CDS encoding efflux RND transporter periplasmic adaptor subunit codes for MNIKNFSKRTIYTLTIMTIAGVFLFLVYKTNKKKSPEYFTHPIKRGNLLATISATGTLEPEKVIDVGAQVAGRIVSFGKDNSGNPIDYGSEISSGTILAKIDERVYKSVVLSATAQLEQSKANVNLAKANLNQYKAKYYQAERDYERAKKLGPSDALSQADFDAAYSAYKNAQAGIEVGKASILQAEHSVKQAEASLKLAEQNLAFCTIVSPVRGVIIDRRVNIGQTVVASLNAPSLFLIAYDLRKMQIWVAVNEADIGSIKKGQKVQFSVDAFPRKTFQGIVGKIRLNASMTQNVVTYTVEVNTDNSDGRLLPYLTANVKFILSDRRNVLLVPNSALQFSPGLNYANKENSSKQEKKSDENILIQNEKQENKADKNFNGNVWVLKEGALQPISIHTRFSDGTQTEIESSEIQEGDIVVIGKEETSTKKQQTINPFTPKFSRRGKKDEKQK; via the coding sequence ATGAATATAAAAAATTTTTCAAAAAGAACTATCTATACACTAACCATTATGACTATTGCAGGAGTCTTTCTCTTTTTGGTGTATAAGACAAACAAGAAAAAAAGCCCGGAATACTTCACTCACCCTATCAAGCGAGGGAACCTGTTAGCTACTATTAGCGCCACCGGAACTCTGGAACCCGAAAAAGTTATTGATGTAGGAGCACAAGTTGCCGGAAGAATAGTTTCTTTTGGTAAAGACAATTCTGGAAACCCTATAGACTACGGGTCAGAAATTTCATCCGGAACAATCCTTGCTAAGATTGATGAACGAGTTTATAAAAGTGTAGTGTTAAGTGCAACAGCACAATTGGAGCAATCCAAAGCAAACGTGAATTTAGCTAAGGCGAACTTAAATCAATACAAGGCAAAATACTATCAAGCAGAAAGAGACTACGAAAGAGCAAAAAAACTTGGCCCCTCAGATGCTTTATCTCAAGCCGATTTTGATGCAGCGTATTCTGCATATAAAAATGCTCAAGCTGGAATTGAAGTAGGGAAGGCGAGCATACTCCAAGCAGAACACTCCGTGAAACAAGCAGAGGCAAGCCTAAAATTAGCAGAGCAAAATTTAGCTTTTTGTACGATTGTTTCTCCAGTTCGAGGAGTTATTATAGACAGGAGAGTAAATATTGGTCAGACGGTAGTAGCCAGTTTAAACGCCCCAAGTCTTTTTTTAATTGCCTACGACCTTCGTAAAATGCAAATCTGGGTAGCAGTAAATGAAGCTGATATTGGAAGCATTAAAAAAGGACAAAAAGTCCAATTTAGTGTAGATGCCTTTCCCAGAAAAACATTTCAAGGGATTGTAGGAAAGATACGTTTGAACGCTTCCATGACTCAAAATGTGGTAACATATACTGTAGAAGTAAATACGGACAATTCAGATGGCCGCCTACTCCCCTATCTCACTGCGAATGTAAAATTTATATTGAGCGACAGAAGAAACGTACTTCTTGTCCCAAACTCAGCACTTCAATTTTCTCCAGGATTGAACTACGCAAATAAGGAAAATTCATCTAAACAAGAAAAAAAGAGTGATGAAAATATTTTAATCCAAAACGAAAAACAAGAGAATAAAGCAGATAAAAATTTTAACGGAAATGTTTGGGTATTGAAAGAAGGAGCATTACAGCCTATCTCTATTCATACGAGATTTAGTGATGGAACTCAGACCGAAATAGAAAGTAGTGAAATTCAGGAAGGAGATATTGTAGTAATCGGTAAAGAAGAAACTTCTACAAAAAAGCAACAAACCATAAATCCATTTACGCCTAAATTTTCCAGAAGAGGAAAAAAAGATGAAAAGCAAAAATAA